The following nucleotide sequence is from Halapricum desulfuricans.
CACCTCGCGTGTAACGCCGACGACGCCCTCGACCTCGCCGTCGACAGTCAGCGGCGTCAACCGGTAGTCGAGAACCTGATACCCGGCTTTCGGGAACTCCCCGGTGACTTCGCCAGTGAGTTCCTCCCGCTCGCCGGTGAACAACTCCTCGAACGCGTCGCCGTCGTACTGGGCGGTGATCTGTGGCACGAGGTTGCTCTTCTCGCCGACGAGGTCTTCGGGAGTCGTATCGTAGAACTCGGCCAGATACTCGTTGACGACTTCGAATCGCGCGTCCTCGTCGTAGATGCAGGCCGATTCCAGCATCGTGTTGACCATCCGTTCGTACTGGCGCAGTTCGCGCTTGCGGCGCTCGCGCTCGGTGACGTCCCGCACCGTGTAGAGCCTCGTCCCGGTCGGGACGTCGACCTGTTTGACCGTGACCAGTACCGTTCGCCGGTCGCCCTCTGCAGTCGTGATCTCCGTCTCGATGTTCTCGATTTCGCCGCGTTCGTCGAGCCGGGCCGGCTCGAACAGCGACTCTTCGAACAGTGCATCGACAGTACCGAGATCGAGCACTTCGCTCGCGGTATACCCGAAGACGTGGCTGACATTGGGGCAGACATACGAGAACGCCCCGTCGTCGTCAGTGACGAACACGGTGTCCGAAATGTCCGCCAGAAGCGTCTCGTAGCGCCGGACGGCCGTCTCCTGTTGCTTTCGGTCGTGATATTCGGCGCAAGTACTGTGGATCCGCTCGGCAGCGTCCGAAAGGCGATCCGACTCCGCTCGCGGGAGGTAGTCGGCCGCACCTGCCGCGAGCGCGTCGCTCGCGAGACGCTCGGAGCCGTGTGCGGGCCAGAACACGACCGGCAGGTCGAGGTGCGTTTCCCCGAGCGTCGCGAGAACGTCGAGCCCGTCTCCCTCCGGGAGTTCGTGTGCACTGACAACGCAATCGAAATTCCCTTCAGCGAGTGCGTCGTGCGCCCGCTTCGGAGTCGGTTCGACGGTGACGTCCAGCCGGTCGTCGACGTCCGAGAGCGACGCTGCGCTCGGGGTCAGATTCTCGGGTTCGATTGCGAGCACCCGGACCGGCCGGTCCATATCACCTTAGACACGTTCAGAACGTATATTTCCTCCGACAGGCGCAAAATATCGCCCCTCACCGCCGCTGCGCTTCGGGTTCGACGACGACGTCACCCCCGACCCGGAACAGCTGTGTCAGGACTGCGACCCCCGCGGCGAGGCCGACAGTAGCGGATTTCGGCCCGATCGCTTCCGCGAGTGCCCCGCCGCCGACACGAAAGAGGATACACGAGACGCCGTAGACCATCGACGCCGTCGAGAGGACGGTCGCCCGTCCGATCGAGGGCAGGAGATCGTTGAGGTGGCGGCCGCGGAACGTATACGAGAGACTCTTGACGATCACCGTCCCGACGAAACCGGGGGTCGCGAGCCAGGGTTCGACGGCCACTCCGGCGAGCACGGCCGCTAGCACCAACGGTGCGACCGCGGACCACGCCTCGATCCGCGTCGAGGCTCGCGAAATCCTGACCGCCAGTCCGTTCGCCCGTGTAGAACCCGCGTCTCGGTCAGTCTCGTTCGTCGTCTGGCCGGACCAGTCGATCGACCTCGTCGTCGTCTTTCCACTCGCCGAGCTCCTTCGGATCGACGTGGACGAACACGTCGTCGACTTCCGGCAGCGCCTGGATCGACTCGATGACGGCCGTCTCGATGTCGTGGGCCTCCCGGAGCGTTCGGTCGCCCTCGACCTCGATGTGGAGGCTCACGTCGATCTCGGGGCCGACGTAGTGGGCGATCACGTCGTGGGCACCTTCCACGTCGGGGTGTGAGAGGGCACGCCTGACGATTCGCTTGCGGAGGCCCTCCGGCGGTGCCCGACCGACCAGGTAATCGACGTTGTCCTGAACGATCTCGACGCCGGTGTAGAGAATCCCGAACGCGACGACGAACGCCGCGATCGGGTCCAGCAGCGGGAAGCCGAGCGTGGCCCCGACGACGCCGACGAGCGCGGCGCTGGCGGTGAGCACGTCCGCACGGTTGTCGGCCGCCGCGGCCCGCAACGCCGGCGAGCCCTGTTCCCGGCCGACGGCGTCGACGTATCGATAGAGGCCGTACTTGACGGCGACGGTCCCGACGAGGACGGCGGCCGCCGCGAGGTTGCGCGTGACGGAGACGTCCCCAGTAAGTGCGGTCCGGGCGGCCTGGTAGAGGACGCCGATCCCAGCCGCGAACACTCCGAGCGCGACGAACAGCGAGACGAACGGCTCGATTCGCTCGTGACCGTGCGGGTGTTCGAAATCGGGCGGCTGAGTCGTCAGGTAGAGCCCGCCGACCGTGACGACGCTGTAGACCGAATCAGCGAGGCTGTTGACCGCTTCCGACTGGACGGCAAGACTGCCCGTGTACCACCAGACGACACCCTTCGCGAGCACGAGCGCCACGTTGCTCGCGAGCACGAGCAGCCCGACCCGGCGCAGCGTTGCCCGACGGGACTCCGACATCGGTGTCGACTTCGGTGCGAACGGTCAAATCGGCTTCGACGTCGTCTCGATCTCGACGGCGGTGTCGTCGCCGCGCGCCGTCGCGCCCTCTTGGGCGGCGAACGCGTCGTGGAGCCGATCGTAGGTGTCCTCGATGGCTTCGACGATGACTTTCGTCTCCGAGACGACGGCCATGAAGTTGGCGTCACCGTCCCAGCGGGGCACGACGTGCGTGTGGAGGTGATCGTCGATCGACCCGCCGGCAGCGTCTCCGCCGAGGTTCATCCCGACGTTCAACCCGTCGGGCTCGAGGGCCGTCTCGATCGCCTCGACGGTCCGCTGTTGCAGTCTGGCGTGATCGAACAAGATCTCAGAACTGAGTTCCTCGTATGCGCCCGTGTGCTCGTATGGAATTACCATCGCGTGTCCCGGATTGTACGGATAGTTGTTCAGCAGGACGTAGGCGTGGTCGCTCCGGGCGACGAGGTGATACTCGCGGTCCGCACCCAGTTCCGGCAGCTCGCAGAACACGCACTCGTCGATCTCGGGGTCGTCGTGCGGACGCTCCACCCACTCGATCCGCCACGGCGCGAACACCTGTTCCATATTGCTCCGTTGTGGTACCCCGACACATATGCGTGCCGTTCGGCGACCAAATCGAGTATTTAATTCTGTCGGCCGTTTTCGAAGCAACCCCATCGAAACGCTGTTAAAAGAAGCTATAAACGGTCTACGAAGTTCTAAAACTGCAAAACGGAATGCGTCCCACTTCTGTCGATTACCCCGTAAACAGTGCCTAACGGTCGATCGTTTTTATACCCCTCACGGCGGAACGGATACTCACGATGGCAACGAACGCGGAGGCACCGACCGAACGATCCGAGTTCTGTGAGCGCTGTGGGCGGGAGACGATTCACTCAGTCTCGCTACAGCTGGTGACTGAAAGCGATCGATCTGACAACGCGGAGTTCTCTCGCGAACCGTATCGCGTCACGGAGTGTCTGGTCTGTGGGGAACAGACGACCGTGCGGATGAACAACGTGTGAGCACAGGCGTATAGCCCCGATGACAGGCGACGTGCGACTGGCGTGTCTCGATTACAGAAATACAGGAGAAAACTCACGACTTCAGCCGTGTGGAGGACGTCAACGCGATCGCGTCGTCACTTCACAGCCGTCCTCGGTGACGATGATCGTGTGCTCTTTCTGGCTGACGTAGTAGCCGTCGTCTTCCTTCAAGACGGGGTAGCCGTGGACGATGTCCTGGCGCTTGAGACGACGCAGCGCCATCTTCGGCCGGGAGACGTCGAGCCATCGAGTGGCGAACGGGAGGGTGCGGAACTCCTCGACGATCTGATTGAGCGCCTGCCGGGCCGTCCGATCGCGGACCGACCCCTCGCTGTCGAGCGCGAAGATCTCCTCGTCGCTGCCCTCGCTGACCTTGCCGCTGCCGTCGGTCGCGAACGGTTCTATCGCCACCACGTCACCGGCCTCCAGCGTCGTGCTCTGGGACACCGATCGGTTCGGGATGTTCGGCGTCGTGTGCTGTTCCCAGTGGCCCAGTCCGTGGCCGGTGAGGTTCACGACCGGGTTGAAGCCGTAGCCGTCGATGACCTCCTCGACGGCCGCGCCGATCTCACCGGTTTCGACGCCGGGTTCGACCAGTTCGAGGGCGGCGTCAAGCGCTTCTTCGGAGGCGCGGGCCAGTTCGTCGTGTCCGGAGAGATCGACCGTGACGGCGGTGTCGGCCAGCCAGCCGTCGACGTGGACGCCGATGTCGAGGTTGACCATCTCCTCGCCGAAGGTGCTCTCGTCGTCGATCTTCGGCGTCGCGTGGGCGGCCTCCTCATCGATCGAGATGTTCACCGGGAACGCGGGCTCGCCGCCGAGTTCGCGGATGCGCTGTTCGGCCCACTCGGCGACCTCGAGATGTGACGCACCGACTTCGACCATCTCGGCGGCCTCGTCGCGCACCTCCGCGAGGATCTCGCCGGCCTCGCGACACTTCTCGTACTGTTCGCTCGTCAGGTCGACCTCGCTCATGTCGATGGAGTTCGACCCCCGCGACCGAAAGCGTTTGTGTTCCGCCCCGTGGTTCGGAGTCGCCGCCGACTAGAAACTGTCTCTGGCAGTCTGCATCGATTCGCCGCAGTGAGCACGTCCGGCGTCGCCGTCCGTATCCATCACGATCACGCCGGCGACGCTGTCGTGGCGCTCGTCGAATTCGGCGATCGTCCGATCTGCAGCAGTCTGTGGGCCCGCCCCTTCCTCGAGGTGGCGAACGGCCCGCCTGGCGAGCGTCTCGCGGGCGATGTCCTCACCGGCACCGGTGGCGCTGGCTCCGCCCGCCTCGCTGGCGTAGAACCCCGCACCGATCTGGGGGACGTCACCGACTCGACCGGCCAGCGCGAACCACCGACCCCCCGTCGAGGTCGCGGTCGCAACCCGTTCGCCGTCCGACGCGACTGCACCGACCGTGTCGTGCCCGGTAAAGTGGTCTCGGACCCACGCGAGCTGATCGGCGGTGCCCGTCATCGGCGGGTCGACCTCGTTCCAGCGTCGCCGCGTCCGCTCGGTCCAGAGATCGACGTGCGTGTTGATCCCGAACGACGCGGCCAGATCGACGGCGTGCTCGCCGGCGATGAGCACGTGTGGCGTCGAGGTCATGACGGCGCGTGCGACCTCCACGGCGTGTTCGACGCCCGGCATCGAACAGGCCGCACCTGCCGACCCGCTGCCGGTCATGATCCCCGCGTCGGTCCGGATCGTCCCGTCGCTCTGGACGACGCTCCCGACGCCCGCGTTGAACGCCGGAGCAGACTCCAGCCGGCGGACGGCGGCGACGACGGCGTCGACCGGCGATGCGGCGTCAGATCCCCTGCTCGCCGCAGTTTCCAGCGTCGAACGCCGCTGGGACGGCTGTTCCGGCTGTGAACCTGCTCCGCCGTGCACGATCACGTCCATACCCCCGTGTTTTTGGCCGGCTGACTTAACTCTCCTCGTCGGCAGAGACCGTGACGAGCCTCAACTCTGCGCGGGCCGCCCCAACGACTATGACGTTCGATAGTTAACGTATCTGTATGGCCCCACAGCGAGTCAGCGAGCGCCTCGAGCAACTCAAAGAGCGAGTCAACCGGGAGCAGTATTACCGGGCGCTCGAGTACGTCCACGACGACGGTCGATGAGAGTTGTCGGTCGATACCGGGCACTGTCGATCGATGGCCACACCAGACGACAGCAGCCGCTGGCGCGTCAGTCGGAAAAAACGGGTCCGTGTAGAAGCGTCAGTTACAGGTCGCGCGGCTGGACCGTCTTGCGGTCGTTGGCCTCGGCGCGACGAGCGGCGTCTTCGAGCAGCTCGTCGACTTCCTCGTCGAGGGCATCGTAGAAGTCCGAGGCGACGTTCATATCATCGAGCGCTTCCTTGACAGCGGCTTTGACGATTAGGTCTGCCATACAGGACTGGTATTCCAGAGGGGAGTTTATAAACGTTCCCGTTTTCGACCGGTCTCGAACTCGCTCGCGGCGGTTTGCGGGCCGACGAGTCATCGAACGTCGATCGGGTCGAGCGACATACCCAACTATATCGGGCCAAGGGTATTCCCCTCGCATCTCCAAGGTGAGCGTGCCGGCGGCGACCGGCGGAGTCGAATGCCAAAGTGTAATCACTGCAACGCACACGTTTCGGACCAGTTCGCGCGCGTCTTTGCCAACGAGTACGGCGAGGTGCTCGCGTGCCCGAATTGCTCGGCGAACGCGGGGATCGCGGAAGTCGCTCAACAGCGCGCCCGCGAGGCGTCGAATGTCGGATAGTCACTACGTTTACGTTCTCGAATGTGCCGACCGGACCTTTTATACGGGATACACGACAGACGTCCGGCGGCGGGTCGCCGAGCACCAGGCCGGAGACGGCGCGAAGTACACGCGCGGGCGCACACCGGTCGAACTCGTCCACGTGGAATCGTACGACGACAGGAGCGAGGCGATGTCCCGCGAGTACGAGATCAAACAGCTCTCGCGGGCAGCCAAAGAGCAACTGGTCGAGGCTTGATCTCCTCCCCGTGAAGCGCGAGGATTCCTCCGTGGGTGATCCAACCAGTCGATTACCCCGGCTGTGAACTTGCGGGTTCGCTGAGGCTCGGTTGGTCAAGCGAACATGGCTGTTCCCCAAAATCCGCGGGTATCCAGTCGTGTTCATTCCACTGCCAGTACGCTCCATCACACGCCGTGCTCTCGGTTGCGCCCCTGCCGCGTTCAGCAGGCAGGGCAGCGGGTCGGGCGATCGGCCCGAACGCGATCTCCGGGAGGTCGTCACGCGACGTCGCATCTACTCGACCGCCGACGCGGTCTCGGACGGAAACCTGGACGTGCGGATCGACACGGGGGATCTCGAGGGCGACTTCCGCGATATCGCGACCCGTATCGACGGAATGATCGACTCATTCAGGAGGACCTGAATCGTCGCGAGCGGGTCGCGCAGGACTTCGATCAATCGATTCATACTGGTGGCTATAACATTTCGAAATGATCTGGCACGCCGTCGTGCCAGATATCTTTCCGAACGTATAGCCACCAGTATCAGCAACTCCGTTCCCGTTCCGAGCAGGTCGCGGACGGCTCCGAAGACATCAGCGAGGGGACCCGGGAGATGACGACCCGCATCGAGCAGGCCAACAGCGAGGTTTCGACGCTGTCGGCGACCGTCGAGGAGATCGCGGCCACGTCCGACGACGTCGCACAGACGAGCGAAGGCGCGGTCGAGGCCGCCGAGGACGGTCAGAAATCGGCCGAAAGCGCGATGGAAGCGATGGAGAA
It contains:
- a CDS encoding DUF1931 family protein, encoding MADLIVKAAVKEALDDMNVASDFYDALDEEVDELLEDAARRAEANDRKTVQPRDL
- the map gene encoding type II methionyl aminopeptidase: MSEVDLTSEQYEKCREAGEILAEVRDEAAEMVEVGASHLEVAEWAEQRIRELGGEPAFPVNISIDEEAAHATPKIDDESTFGEEMVNLDIGVHVDGWLADTAVTVDLSGHDELARASEEALDAALELVEPGVETGEIGAAVEEVIDGYGFNPVVNLTGHGLGHWEQHTTPNIPNRSVSQSTTLEAGDVVAIEPFATDGSGKVSEGSDEEIFALDSEGSVRDRTARQALNQIVEEFRTLPFATRWLDVSRPKMALRRLKRQDIVHGYPVLKEDDGYYVSQKEHTIIVTEDGCEVTTRSR
- a CDS encoding cation diffusion facilitator family transporter: MSESRRATLRRVGLLVLASNVALVLAKGVVWWYTGSLAVQSEAVNSLADSVYSVVTVGGLYLTTQPPDFEHPHGHERIEPFVSLFVALGVFAAGIGVLYQAARTALTGDVSVTRNLAAAAVLVGTVAVKYGLYRYVDAVGREQGSPALRAAAADNRADVLTASAALVGVVGATLGFPLLDPIAAFVVAFGILYTGVEIVQDNVDYLVGRAPPEGLRKRIVRRALSHPDVEGAHDVIAHYVGPEIDVSLHIEVEGDRTLREAHDIETAVIESIQALPEVDDVFVHVDPKELGEWKDDDEVDRLVRPDDERD
- a CDS encoding isoaspartyl peptidase/L-asparaginase, with amino-acid sequence MDVIVHGGAGSQPEQPSQRRSTLETAASRGSDAASPVDAVVAAVRRLESAPAFNAGVGSVVQSDGTIRTDAGIMTGSGSAGAACSMPGVEHAVEVARAVMTSTPHVLIAGEHAVDLAASFGINTHVDLWTERTRRRWNEVDPPMTGTADQLAWVRDHFTGHDTVGAVASDGERVATATSTGGRWFALAGRVGDVPQIGAGFYASEAGGASATGAGEDIARETLARRAVRHLEEGAGPQTAADRTIAEFDERHDSVAGVIVMDTDGDAGRAHCGESMQTARDSF
- a CDS encoding DUF7563 family protein gives rise to the protein MPKCNHCNAHVSDQFARVFANEYGEVLACPNCSANAGIAEVAQQRAREASNVG
- a CDS encoding HIT family protein, with protein sequence MEQVFAPWRIEWVERPHDDPEIDECVFCELPELGADREYHLVARSDHAYVLLNNYPYNPGHAMVIPYEHTGAYEELSSEILFDHARLQQRTVEAIETALEPDGLNVGMNLGGDAAGGSIDDHLHTHVVPRWDGDANFMAVVSETKVIVEAIEDTYDRLHDAFAAQEGATARGDDTAVEIETTSKPI
- a CDS encoding GIY-YIG nuclease family protein, producing the protein MSDSHYVYVLECADRTFYTGYTTDVRRRVAEHQAGDGAKYTRGRTPVELVHVESYDDRSEAMSREYEIKQLSRAAKEQLVEA